Part of the Thermococcus barossii genome is shown below.
TGAAGAGGACGAACAGGAGCGTTCCTATGCCAAGAATGGCAAAGTTTATCGCCATCGTTCTCTCCGCTATGGCCTTTGCCCTGTCATAGAGCTTCGCCCCAACGGTCTGGCCCACCATTGTTCCCATAGCCATGCTTATCCCATCTGAGAAGGCGAACATAAAGTTGGTAAGCCTGTTGGTTATGCTGTAGGTCGCGAAGGCAACATCGGCCTCGCCGAACTGGCCGCCGAGGGTGAAGATTATCCTCGTGAGTATGACAAAGCCAAGGGCGGTTGTGGATGAACCTATGCTTGAAGGTATTCCCACGCGGAAGATGCGCTTGTAGAACTCCCAGTCCGGCTTGAGGCCCTCGACCGTGAGGTGTATGCCCACCCTGCCCTTGAAGAGGAGGTAACCGCCAACGACCGAGCCGAGGCTGTTGGAGAGCATCGTGGCAACGGCCGCTCCAACGACTCCAAGTTCTGGAAACGGCCCCCAGCCGAAGATGAAGAACGGGTCTAAGACAAGGTTGAGGAGTACCGTTGCTATGTTTATCTTGACGGGCGTTTTAGTGTCGCCTATTGCCCTTAGGAGAAAGTTGAATGCGAAGAGAGTGAAGGCGAAGGGAATCCCGGCGAAGATGACCCTCGTATAGGCCAGGGCGTAGGGATAAACCGTCTCGCTCACGTTCATGAACTTAAGGAGATACGGGGCGGAGATCACGCCGAATATCCCAACTCCAATCGCGAAGAACATCATGAGGGAGTAGAGGGCTCCAGCGGCGCGGTTGGCCTTGTCGTACTCTTTTGCCCCAACGTACTGACTGACGAAGGCGAAGCCCGCTGTGGCGAACCCCATCCCTATGGCCATGAAGAACCAGACGAGGGGCCACGCTGTTCCCGGGGCAGCTAACTCTTCCCTTCCGAGCTTTCCGAGCCAGTAGGTGTCGGTGAG
Proteins encoded:
- a CDS encoding MATE family efflux transporter, translated to MKREVEAMRDQIVNGPIVKTLLVLAYPLIINQLVQVLYNLTDTYWLGKLGREELAAPGTAWPLVWFFMAIGMGFATAGFAFVSQYVGAKEYDKANRAAGALYSLMMFFAIGVGIFGVISAPYLLKFMNVSETVYPYALAYTRVIFAGIPFAFTLFAFNFLLRAIGDTKTPVKINIATVLLNLVLDPFFIFGWGPFPELGVVGAAVATMLSNSLGSVVGGYLLFKGRVGIHLTVEGLKPDWEFYKRIFRVGIPSSIGSSTTALGFVILTRIIFTLGGQFGEADVAFATYSITNRLTNFMFAFSDGISMAMGTMVGQTVGAKLYDRAKAIAERTMAINFAILGIGTLLFVLFRVQIFSFFINDPAIIAESAKVVKYFSASLPFFGIFSAVNNVFQSSGHTKKSMLLSMLRLWGLRLPLSYGLGLLVKDTAGMWLGMGLSNVLGAVVALAWFLTGSWMSRIIEEKG